Proteins from one Aureimonas sp. SA4125 genomic window:
- the cysD gene encoding sulfate adenylyltransferase subunit CysD, which produces MKHMTHLQRLEAESIFIIREVAATAENPVMLYSIGKDSAVMLHLALKAFAPGKLPFPLMHVDTKWKFREMIEFRDRLAAKLGLNLIVYTNQAGVAAGINPFDSGSRVHTDVMKTEALKQALDIHKFDAAFGGARRDEEKSRAKERIFSLRSAEHRWDAKNQRPEPWRLFNTRKRAGESFRVFPLSNWTETDVWDYIALENIEVVPLYFAKKRPVVQRDGMLIMRDDERMALLPGEVIQERTVRFRTLGDYPLTGAVESTASTLPEIIQEMRSSRSSEREGRMIDKDGGASMEEKKQEGYF; this is translated from the coding sequence ATGAAGCACATGACGCATCTGCAGCGGCTCGAGGCCGAATCCATCTTCATCATCCGCGAAGTCGCCGCCACGGCGGAAAACCCGGTGATGCTCTATTCCATCGGCAAGGATTCGGCGGTCATGCTGCATCTGGCGCTGAAGGCGTTTGCGCCGGGCAAGCTGCCGTTTCCGTTGATGCACGTCGACACCAAGTGGAAATTCCGCGAGATGATCGAATTTCGCGATCGTCTGGCGGCAAAGCTCGGGCTCAATCTCATCGTCTACACCAATCAGGCCGGTGTTGCGGCGGGGATCAACCCGTTCGACTCCGGTTCGCGTGTCCATACCGACGTGATGAAGACCGAGGCGCTGAAGCAGGCGCTGGACATCCACAAGTTCGACGCCGCCTTCGGCGGCGCGCGCCGCGACGAGGAGAAGAGCCGCGCCAAGGAGCGGATCTTCTCGCTGCGCTCGGCCGAGCACCGCTGGGACGCCAAGAACCAGCGCCCGGAGCCCTGGCGCCTGTTCAACACGCGCAAGCGCGCCGGCGAGAGCTTTCGCGTCTTCCCGCTGTCGAATTGGACGGAGACCGACGTCTGGGACTACATCGCGCTCGAGAACATCGAGGTCGTGCCCCTGTATTTTGCCAAGAAGCGCCCGGTCGTCCAGCGCGACGGCATGCTGATCATGCGCGACGACGAGCGCATGGCGCTGTTGCCGGGCGAGGTCATCCAGGAGCGCACGGTCCGGTTCCGCACACTCGGCGACTACCCGCTGACCGGCGCGGTCGAGTCAACTGCCTCGACGCTGCCCGAGATCATCCAGGAAATGCGCTCGTCGAGATCCTCCGAGCGCGAAGGCCGGATGATCGACAAGGACGGCGGCGCCTCGATGGAAGAGAAGAAGCAGGAAGGCTATTTCTGA
- a CDS encoding type II toxin-antitoxin system PemK/MazF family toxin codes for MVKRGEIWLVALDPTFGSEIKKTRPCLVLSPDSLNRHSRVVTVAPLTSGSRPAPFRVKIQFQGVYGLVLPEQCRAVDKQRLIRPLGTADDTALSQVLAVLRNFYT; via the coding sequence ATGGTGAAGCGCGGGGAGATCTGGCTTGTCGCTCTGGATCCAACCTTCGGCAGTGAGATCAAGAAAACCCGGCCTTGTCTGGTCCTGTCGCCGGACAGCCTCAATCGGCATTCCCGCGTCGTCACAGTCGCTCCACTGACGTCTGGAAGCAGGCCAGCACCGTTTCGCGTCAAGATCCAGTTTCAGGGTGTCTACGGCCTTGTTCTGCCAGAGCAGTGTCGAGCAGTCGACAAGCAACGGTTGATAAGACCGCTCGGAACCGCCGACGACACGGCCTTGAGCCAAGTCCTCGCGGTGCTCAGGAATTTCTATACGTAA
- a CDS encoding phosphoadenylyl-sulfate reductase — MSDSRETLAAELDKAFADLTPLERLTMLVERVDAPIVFTTSLGIEDQMLTHLIFSARLPIVLKTLDTGRLFPESYTLWRETEEKYGRRIKAMYPQAQALEDLVNDQGIDGFYYAPEFRKACCGVRKVEPLGRALGGAGGWITGLRRDQSANREGMEFVGYDAARGLIKANPLFDWTREEIRVFAETEGVPVNPLHARNYLSIGCAPCTRALQPGEPERAGRWWWEEETMRECGLHIDADGTVSRARLIPGHEHGDVAFERLAPGETPPKGPHS; from the coding sequence ATGAGTGATTCACGTGAAACCCTCGCGGCCGAACTCGACAAGGCTTTCGCGGACCTGACCCCGCTCGAGCGCCTGACGATGCTGGTCGAGAGGGTCGATGCCCCGATCGTCTTCACCACCAGCCTCGGAATCGAGGACCAGATGCTGACGCATCTGATCTTCAGCGCCAGGCTGCCGATCGTTCTGAAGACGCTCGACACCGGCCGCCTGTTTCCCGAGAGCTACACGCTCTGGCGCGAGACCGAAGAAAAGTACGGGCGCCGCATCAAGGCGATGTATCCGCAGGCCCAGGCGCTGGAAGACCTCGTCAACGACCAGGGCATCGACGGGTTCTACTACGCCCCGGAGTTCCGCAAGGCCTGCTGCGGCGTGCGCAAGGTCGAGCCGCTGGGTCGCGCGCTCGGCGGTGCCGGCGGCTGGATCACCGGGCTTCGCCGCGACCAGTCGGCCAACCGCGAGGGCATGGAGTTCGTCGGCTACGATGCTGCGCGCGGCCTGATCAAGGCCAATCCCCTGTTCGACTGGACGCGGGAGGAAATCCGCGTCTTCGCCGAGACCGAGGGCGTGCCGGTCAACCCGCTGCACGCCCGGAACTATCTCTCCATCGGCTGCGCGCCCTGCACCCGCGCTTTGCAGCCGGGCGAGCCGGAGCGCGCCGGCCGCTGGTGGTGGGAGGAAGAGACCATGCGCGAATGCGGCCTCCATATCGACGCCGACGGCACGGTGTCGCGCGCGCGGCTGATCCCCGGCCATGAACATGGCGACGTCGCCTTCGAGCGGCTGGCGCCCGGCGAAACCCCGCCGAAAGGACCTCATTCATGA
- a CDS encoding OmpA family protein: MKRITTLACAALVLAGCTTDPYTGEQKLSNTVGGAGIGAGVGALGGYVVGRATGMDAGRAALIGAGIGGIGGAGIGAYMDNQEADLRRQLQGTGVSVTRVGDRIVLNMPSNITFPTDGDTIRSAFYPVLNSVAIVLAKYDRSAVDVDGHTDSQGSDGYNLDLSRRRAESVADYLASQRIDGRRLNVQGFGEARPIAPNDSDYGRAQNRRVEVSISPYSQG, from the coding sequence ATGAAGCGCATCACCACCCTCGCCTGTGCCGCCCTCGTCCTGGCCGGCTGCACCACCGATCCCTATACGGGCGAGCAAAAGCTCTCCAATACCGTCGGCGGCGCGGGCATCGGCGCGGGCGTCGGGGCGCTCGGCGGTTACGTCGTCGGCCGGGCGACGGGCATGGATGCGGGACGGGCGGCGCTGATCGGCGCCGGCATCGGTGGTATCGGCGGCGCCGGCATCGGCGCCTACATGGACAATCAGGAAGCGGACCTTCGCCGCCAGCTGCAGGGCACCGGCGTCTCGGTGACCCGCGTCGGCGACCGCATCGTCCTCAACATGCCGTCGAACATCACCTTCCCCACCGACGGCGACACCATCCGGTCGGCCTTCTACCCCGTCCTGAACTCCGTCGCGATCGTCCTGGCGAAGTACGACCGCTCGGCCGTGGACGTCGACGGCCATACCGACAGCCAGGGCTCGGACGGCTACAATCTCGACCTGTCGCGCCGCCGCGCGGAAAGCGTCGCCGACTATCTCGCCAGCCAGCGCATCGACGGCCGGCGCCTCAACGTCCAGGGGTTTGGCGAGGCCCGGCCGATCGCGCCGAACGACAGCGACTACGGCCGCGCGCAGAACCGCCGCGTCGAGGTGTCGATCTCGCCGTATTCGCAGGGGTAA
- a CDS encoding esterase-like activity of phytase family protein has translation MRLALLSLALLCSVAAPAADIAVPPAPVYRGQIVLPTGLKVAGAEFGGISGLDYDPAADVFYAISDDRSEKAPARFYALKMALGTDGISGLDIAESHVLLALNGKPFAPRTVDPEAVRLVDGRLLWASEGDATGRPSITKSDLSGKGLGVFKLPDAYLPTEAGGSGVRGNLGFEGLTLSPDGKTLYAATESALIQDGDKASLTAGSPARLLVLDLDSGNATAEHVYQTDRIPNAPTLPAGSADNGVSEILALDADRLIVVERSYVAGVGNRIAFYVVSLPGAEDVSGRATIAGARPLPKALWFKIDEGDFGGLDIDNIEAASFGPEIGGEHSLVLASDNNFNRQQISQFLLFTIPKTAP, from the coding sequence ATGCGCCTTGCTCTTCTGTCCCTCGCCCTCCTCTGCAGCGTCGCCGCCCCTGCCGCGGACATCGCGGTCCCGCCGGCGCCGGTCTATCGCGGCCAGATCGTCCTGCCGACGGGGCTGAAGGTCGCCGGCGCCGAGTTCGGCGGCATTTCGGGTCTCGACTACGATCCGGCCGCGGACGTCTTCTATGCCATTTCCGACGACCGCTCGGAAAAGGCCCCCGCGCGGTTCTATGCCCTGAAGATGGCCCTCGGCACCGATGGGATCAGCGGCCTCGACATCGCCGAAAGCCACGTGCTTCTCGCCCTCAACGGCAAGCCCTTCGCTCCCCGCACCGTCGATCCCGAGGCCGTCCGCCTGGTGGATGGTCGGTTGCTCTGGGCGAGCGAAGGCGATGCGACCGGGCGACCCTCGATCACCAAATCGGATCTTTCGGGCAAGGGATTGGGCGTCTTCAAGCTGCCGGACGCCTATCTCCCGACCGAAGCGGGCGGCAGCGGCGTGCGCGGCAATCTGGGCTTCGAGGGCCTGACGCTCTCGCCGGACGGCAAGACGCTCTATGCCGCGACCGAAAGCGCGCTGATCCAGGACGGCGACAAGGCGAGCCTTACTGCCGGCAGCCCGGCGCGCCTGCTTGTCCTCGATCTCGATTCGGGCAATGCGACGGCCGAGCATGTCTACCAGACGGACAGGATTCCGAACGCGCCGACGCTGCCGGCCGGATCCGCCGACAACGGCGTCAGCGAGATCCTCGCCCTCGACGCCGACCGCCTGATCGTGGTCGAACGCTCCTATGTCGCCGGCGTCGGCAACCGCATCGCCTTTTATGTCGTCTCGCTGCCGGGAGCCGAGGACGTCTCCGGTCGCGCGACGATCGCCGGCGCCCGGCCCTTGCCCAAGGCGCTGTGGTTCAAGATCGACGAGGGCGATTTCGGCGGGCTCGACATCGACAATATCGAGGCGGCAAGCTTCGGCCCGGAAATCGGTGGAGAGCACTCGCTGGTGCTTGCCTCCGACAACAATTTCAATCGGCAGCAGATCAGCCAGTTCCTGCTTTTTACCATCCCGAAGACGGCACCGTAG
- a CDS encoding AbrB/MazE/SpoVT family DNA-binding domain-containing protein has protein sequence MRAAVRKFGNSTGIIIPKPLLAAFGASAGDGVSLTMEAGRLVIERVDSDPQAGWAEAAEQLAAEGDDGLVWPEFGNDGDKDLKW, from the coding sequence ATGCGCGCAGCCGTCCGCAAATTTGGCAACTCCACGGGGATCATTATCCCGAAGCCGCTGCTGGCAGCCTTCGGTGCGTCCGCCGGCGACGGGGTCAGCCTGACGATGGAGGCGGGGCGGCTCGTCATCGAGCGGGTTGATAGCGATCCGCAGGCGGGCTGGGCCGAGGCAGCCGAACAGCTCGCGGCGGAAGGTGACGACGGCTTGGTCTGGCCAGAGTTCGGAAATGACGGTGACAAAGACCTGAAATGGTGA
- a CDS encoding DUF934 domain-containing protein, protein MSMLVGPGGAKADLYTPVEDAASLSLVDGPILVGLTVIDAALADRRNERLGLVVANDTPITAIEPYFGSIDLIAITFPSFSDGRGLSLSRRLRRAGFAGTLRVRGPIVADQFAEALACGFDEVEVPDAMAARQPLDQWLGAKDIVTDRYQGGYGEGESILQKRRAARQGAGSDRQGSDRYE, encoded by the coding sequence ATGAGCATGCTCGTCGGTCCCGGCGGCGCCAAGGCCGATCTGTACACGCCGGTCGAGGACGCCGCTTCTCTGTCGCTCGTCGACGGCCCGATCCTGGTCGGGCTGACCGTGATCGATGCGGCCCTGGCCGACCGGCGTAACGAGCGCCTCGGACTCGTCGTGGCGAACGACACCCCGATCACCGCGATCGAGCCCTATTTCGGCAGCATCGACCTCATCGCCATCACCTTTCCATCCTTCTCCGACGGGCGCGGCCTGTCCCTGTCACGACGCCTGCGCCGAGCCGGCTTTGCCGGAACGCTGCGGGTGCGCGGCCCGATCGTCGCCGATCAGTTCGCCGAGGCGCTCGCCTGCGGCTTCGACGAGGTCGAGGTGCCCGACGCCATGGCCGCACGGCAGCCGCTCGACCAGTGGCTCGGCGCCAAGGACATCGTCACCGATCGCTATCAGGGCGGATACGGCGAGGGCGAGAGCATCCTGCAGAAGCGCCGCGCCGCGCGGCAGGGAGCCGGAAGCGACCGTCAGGGAAGCGACCGCTATGAGTGA
- the cysN gene encoding sulfate adenylyltransferase subunit CysN — translation MDSLARIADAEFAGPAPDSVAIPAPAESLLRFITCGSVDDGKSTLIGRLLYDANAVFDDQLEALKRDSKKFGTTGDDLDFALLVDGLSAEREQGITIDVAYRYFSTPKRAFIIADTPGHEQYTRNMATGASSAELAVILVDARKGILPQTRRHSFITSMLGVKSVIIAINKMDLVGFDQAVFDRIVAAYKEILPALGFTDVSYIPLSAKNGDNITSRSPHTPWYSGETLLERLESATPATFEADGASFRMPVQWVNRPNLDFRGYCGTIAGGRVAKGDPVTALPNGGTSRIKAVYGPGGEVMSAGTGEAITVTLEDEVDLSRGDVLVVSGDPVAAHKSVKAEILWMVDRPLISGGRFVARIGTAQTPATVKSLDKAIDIHSYEPRDANALLMNEIGRVTVVFDRPPVTVPYQENRDLGAFILIDQLTNETVALGLVRAVGADAPRFETAAPLAEPTASERAKRAWFGADVAMHPERASGVLRFRALAAVLIALLALALGLGWFAAAVLGLADFALRPLLRQAVGGTEPGPGAASDPTTVRDGAGI, via the coding sequence ATGGATTCTCTTGCCCGCATCGCCGACGCCGAATTCGCCGGCCCGGCCCCCGACAGTGTTGCCATCCCCGCTCCGGCGGAATCGCTGCTGCGCTTCATCACCTGCGGTTCGGTCGACGACGGCAAGTCGACGCTGATCGGCCGCCTGCTCTATGACGCCAACGCCGTCTTCGACGACCAGTTGGAAGCCTTGAAGCGCGACTCGAAGAAATTCGGCACCACCGGCGACGATCTCGACTTCGCCCTCCTCGTCGACGGCCTCTCGGCCGAACGCGAGCAGGGCATCACCATCGACGTCGCCTACCGCTATTTCTCGACGCCGAAGCGCGCCTTCATCATCGCCGACACGCCCGGCCACGAGCAGTACACCCGCAACATGGCGACCGGCGCGAGCTCGGCCGAGCTCGCGGTGATCCTCGTCGACGCGCGCAAGGGCATCCTGCCGCAGACCCGCCGGCATTCCTTCATCACCTCGATGCTCGGCGTCAAAAGCGTCATCATCGCCATCAACAAGATGGATCTCGTCGGTTTCGACCAGGCGGTCTTCGACCGCATCGTCGCCGCCTACAAGGAAATCCTGCCGGCCCTCGGCTTCACCGACGTCAGCTATATCCCGCTGTCGGCGAAGAACGGCGACAACATCACCAGCCGCTCGCCGCACACGCCCTGGTATTCGGGCGAGACGCTGCTCGAGCGGCTGGAGAGCGCGACGCCCGCCACCTTCGAGGCCGACGGCGCCTCCTTCCGCATGCCGGTGCAGTGGGTCAACCGGCCGAACCTCGATTTTCGCGGCTATTGCGGCACGATCGCTGGCGGGCGCGTCGCCAAGGGCGATCCCGTCACCGCTTTGCCGAATGGCGGCACCAGCCGCATCAAGGCTGTCTACGGGCCGGGCGGCGAGGTCATGAGTGCCGGGACCGGCGAGGCGATCACCGTCACGCTCGAGGACGAGGTCGACCTGTCGCGCGGCGACGTGCTCGTCGTCAGCGGCGACCCCGTCGCCGCGCACAAGAGCGTCAAGGCCGAGATCCTCTGGATGGTCGACCGGCCGCTGATCTCGGGAGGCCGCTTCGTCGCGCGCATCGGCACGGCGCAGACGCCGGCGACGGTGAAGAGCCTCGACAAGGCGATCGACATCCACAGCTACGAGCCGCGCGACGCCAACGCACTGTTGATGAACGAGATCGGCCGGGTGACCGTCGTCTTCGACCGCCCGCCGGTAACCGTTCCCTATCAGGAGAATCGCGACCTCGGCGCCTTCATCCTCATCGACCAGCTGACGAACGAAACCGTCGCCCTCGGCCTGGTGCGCGCGGTCGGCGCGGATGCGCCGCGGTTCGAGACGGCAGCCCCCCTCGCCGAGCCGACGGCAAGCGAGCGGGCGAAGCGCGCCTGGTTTGGCGCCGACGTGGCGATGCATCCGGAGCGCGCCTCGGGCGTCCTGCGCTTCCGGGCGCTGGCCGCGGTGCTGATCGCGCTTCTCGCGCTGGCCCTCGGCCTTGGCTGGTTCGCCGCGGCGGTGCTCGGCCTTGCCGATTTCGCCCTGCGTCCTTTGCTGCGGCAGGCCGTCGGCGGCACCGAACCCGGTCCGGGCGCCGCGTCCGACCCGACGACGGTTCGCGACGGAGCCGGCATTTGA